Proteins from one Colias croceus chromosome 22, ilColCroc2.1 genomic window:
- the LOC123701759 gene encoding facilitated trehalose transporter Tret1-like, with the protein MTVKSNTSGHTYWQWIFSLIASMGFLIYGLEAAWISPTTKKLQAADSPLGAPVTNQEISLLASINSLSSALVVPIFAILADRFGRKWVVFSITIPAILSVVLRIMLPNIIALSIARAAAGMSASGAFAIIPVYIRELSQNNLIGVLGSVSVLLQNLGFLIMYLIGAYFDYFTVLWIYLAFPLAMGVLMLKAPESPSFLVKRGKIDEASRAVAFLRGLKTDDKEVKTEIEYMQNQQETFRNLPTVDLKAIFKDKAWRRGLILMLSVFTIYAWNGAFTILTYATAILESTGNNFGISPELQPLSFPIVMIIASFAFTSIAEKFDRKPLLIGAYLISAIALAGLGIALLIQSYGYTIPGWLPITCMMIVVALYAGGVRTLPFIITTEMFNFQARAKVMGCICTYAWLSVATQLFTYAAITDTFGIHTTFIFFGFLNVLGALITCLIPETRGKIDEIIRDELANGKKK; encoded by the exons ATGACGGTGAAATCGAATACTAGTGGCCATACGTATTGGCAAtggattttttctttaatag CCAGCATGGGCTTTTTGATATATGGCCTGGAAGCAGCCTGGATATCTCCCACTACCAAGAAGCTGCAAGCTGCTGACTCTCCTCTAGGTGCTCCAGTAACAAACCAGGAAATATCCTTACTAGCCAGCATCAACTCCTTATCATCAGCGCTGGTTGTGCCTATTTTTGCCATATTAGCAGATAGATTTGGAAGGAAATGGGTCGTCTTCTCCATTACTATTCCAGCAATT CTATCAGTCGTACTCAGGATAATGCTGCCAAATATAATAGCTCTTTCCATAGCAAGAGCCGCCGCTGGGATGTCGGCATCTGGTGCATTTGCTATCATACCAGTCTACATCCGTGAACTGAGCCAGAACAATCTTATAGGCGTCCTAGGATCCGTATCAGTCCTGCTGCAGAACCTAGGTTTCCTGATAATGTACTTGATCGGCGCATACTTTGATTACTTCACAGTTTTGTGGATATATTTAGCATTCCCTTTGGCTATGGGAGTGTTAATGTTAAAGGCCCCTGAATCTCCTTCCTTTTTGGTTAAGCGTGGGAAAATAGAT GAAGCCTCCAGGGCAGTTGCCTTTCTAAGAGGTCTAAAAACAGATGATAAAGAAGTTAAAACTGAAATAGAATATATGCAAAATCAACAGGAAACGTTTAGGAATCTTCCTACAGTTGACTTGAAAGCTATAT TTAAAGATAAAGCTTGGCGTCGCggtttaatattaatgctCTCTGTCTTTACAATATATGCGTGGAATGGtgcttttacaatattaacgTACGCAACTGCCATATTGGAATCAACAGGAAATAATTTCGGAATCAGTCCGGAATTGCAACCATTGAGTTTTCCAATCGTCATGATTATTGCTTCGTTTGCATTTACAAGTATTGCGGAGAAGTTTGATCGAAAG CCTCTCCTAATAGGAGCATACCTCATATCAGCGATCGCTCTCGCGGGATTGGGCATAGCACTACTCATACAGTCCTACGGCTATACAATCCCTGGCTGGTTACCAATCACTTGTATGATGATAGTCGTGGCATTGTATGCTGGAGGAGTGAGGACATTACCTTTTATTATAACTACggaaatgtttaattttcaa GCTCGGGCCAAAGTGATGGGCTGCATATGCACCTATGCCTGGTTATCTGTAGCTACCCAGCTATTTACCTACGCAGCAATAACAGATACTTTTGGAATACACACGACGTTCATTTTCTTCGGTTTCCTAAATGTATTGGGAGCTTTAATTACCTGTCTCATTCCCGAAACGAGAGGAAAGATTGATGAAATTATTAGAGACGAACTAGCGAATGGGAAAAAGAAATAG